Proteins encoded in a region of the Anopheles aquasalis chromosome 2, idAnoAquaMG_Q_19, whole genome shotgun sequence genome:
- the LOC126571353 gene encoding dedicator of cytokinesis protein 1 isoform X4: protein MTVWSRTSERRLAVAKANYSAEDKEHHIDLDVGDTVIIEQESYHWYYGRNGSSGTVGVFPKAYVHPVESRASRDGELIIHRSEIVEEITTVLKEWQYHYRRLYLATDSCFKQLQGKMLELIRLRSQLLSGNLPVDEMRNIKLKATSEIDTGNKILQLDMIVRDESGNILDIERTSTTQLYEHHMNAVDRIKRASNSTSKNRTPDIVNRHSHNLLLSVHNFVCRLSEDTEILFTLYDGDEMRAITENFVVRWSRQGMAADLDQFNNIKVLFTDLSGNDLSRNKIYLVAYVVRIGAMEGKDTELRRSSMANSVGNGTYKTNRNHITTQMSNPASPSTGSGGTGSGTPSSTGSLNGIPDLNMRRPFGVATLDLKPILRRSEDFKSDTQLKMPFIPCEKEPLEATLRKLITNKDLGEKSDSAIWISVDMLYGDIKQVRDEYPHLVLGNVAFARKMGFPEVIFPGDVRNDLYLTLVSGEFSKGSKSSDKNIEVMAYVCNKQGVTIPGVISYGGGGGALNEYKSVIYYHEDRPKWSETFKIDVPIEEFKQCHLKFTFRHRSSNEAKDRTEKPFGMSFVRLMNDDGTTLQHRRHTLLVYKIDHKKYDEESQYNYLNLPSLADELPNGSTKPAIAGFSLASKDSFIIETNLCSTKLTQNVDILGLLNWSSRKEKLEESLHALMKVRCEEVVKFLQDILDALFNILVDNGDPDKYDKLVFECLLRLIEIVYDLKYQHFQSVLDLYINESFSATLAYEKLIQVVQTDIRNAINSIASTATFNRSASNIYTVNENDEKLYRTTKYLQYIIKFIVRSRVLFAELNQDRGREEFEAGLEQLLESFTELIKYQNDLLKSQGALLKYLHIIASDLMQVYEPLKLGQKIVDIITNVPTGRLNQSKMTCIKDVVDSKLFKLPECRAILLPVFCRQIKDKLESKEEGDFMCDIRQQEKNLIKAAKVLGESKSQLHTRETTAKTKVAECVNIMNNMLELLFQRDADIGPVDGDIRNIMLILLRTVIQSSIAMDRSNPLVGNLVAVMLGIFRSMNASHYQCYVKSFLTSYDLLDFLTEILLVFQELVSKPVFPADWLDMIMHQNTVILESLRHFAGIIMDQFFSPFEKQVWSNYFQCSITFLTQPSLQLNMFSKTKQSVIRSNYRDIRRETVFEIRKMWFNLGEHKIMFVPRLVGPILEMSLIPEEDLRRATIPIFFDMMQCEYYSSRFATESYGDTRRNTAHIKGNFNDFEKEIIEKLDHYIEGGYGDAEYKDLFYEIMHESCSSHSTLQTYGVQCVQILTRLMEKLLEYRCLIHDESKENRMACTVSLLQFYSDVNRKEMYIRYVDKLYELHMEFDNFTEAAYTLKLHSNELSWDETPLSLLLKSKRHILSSTHRTLKEHLYRSMIDLFDKGKMWECAIELCKELAQQYENEVYDYLSLSELYKRMSTFYENILRTTRYESIYYRVTFFGLGFPEFLRNRAFVYRGNEYEDAGSFNMRILSQHPRAELLTTLTPEPDVQQSEGQFVQIVKVDPVYRDMHFGSKNTQTIASNIVKFYKSNNVSEFQFSRPIRDSTVGGDDIANTSYERTIMRTTDPLPGILRWFPVKSCETVMITPIEMAIETVDAKNRAIRDLVLEHQSDPRIPVHSLSAIIKGVVDAAINGGIPIYEEAFLKPEYLDRRPDDDHLVARLKDLIASQIPLLEVALLLHKMKTPASLLPLHDQLEKCFATIQANVEAKYGKRCTDIKIDRDAEVTFRRQTSAMPQLSMESSRLSEASVGSSDSGSSKNQNSRPTTTSSGGFKNTFANLTNFNTVNLASDLFEFDRISLSSFTANGTGGKLITNLSTKIGTKLRQLDLSSHILHTNGKIMSQHIFSFLQH from the exons CAGCTACAGGGCAAAATGCTCGAGCTGATACGGTTACGATCGCAGTTGCTGTCCGGCAATCTGCCGGTGGACGAGATGCGAAACATCAAGCTGAAGGCGACGAGTGAGATCGACACGGGCAACAAGATCCTCCAGCTGGACATGATCGTGCGGGACGAGAGCGGAAACATACTGGACATCGAGCGTACCTCGACGACGCAGCTGTACGAGCATCATATGAACGCGGTGGATCgcatcaagcgagcgagcaactcCACAAGCAAGAACCGAACACCGGACATTGTGAACCGTCATTCGCACAATCTGCTTCTATCGGTGCACAACTTTGTCTGCCGGTTAAGCGAGGACACGGAGATACTGTTCACGCTGTACGATGGTGATGAGATGAGAGCAATCACCGAGAACTTTGTGGTCCGGTGGAGCCGCCAGGGGATGGCGGCGGATCTGGATCAGTTCAACAACATCAAGGTCCTGTTCACGGATCTGTCCGGGAATGATCTGAGCCGGAATAAGATATATCTTGTGGCGTACGTCGTGCGGATAGGTGCAATGGAGGGAAAGGATACGGAGCTACGGCGTAGCAGCATGGCAAACTCGGTCGGCAATGGCACTTACAAGACGAATCGCAACCATATCACCACCCAGATGAGCAATCCTGCGTCACCTAGTACGGGAAGTGGTGGCACTGGTAGTGGGACGCCTTCAAGCACGGGCAGCCTGAATGGCATCCCGGATCTAAACATGCGCCGTCCGTTCGGTGTGGCCACGCTCGACCTGAAGCCGATCCTGAGGCGATCGGAAGACTTCAAAAGTGATACACAGCTCAAGATGCCATTCATTCCGTGTGAAAAGGAGCCGCTGGAGGCGACACTGCGGAAGTTGATCACAAACAAGGATCTGGGTGAGAAGAGTGATTCGGCGATCTGGATCAGTGTGGATATGCTGTACGGTGACATCAAGCAGGTGCGCGACGAGTATCCGCATCTGGTGCTCGGTAACGTGGCGTTCGCGCGCAAGATGGGCTTCCCGGAGGTGATCTTTCCGGGTGACGTGCGCAACGACCTCTACCTAACGCTCGTATCGGGCGAGTTCTCGAAGGGCTCGAAGAGCAGCGACAAAAACATCGAGGTGATGGCGTACGTGTGCAACAAGCAGGGCGTGACGATACCGGGTGTCATCAgctacggtggcggtggtggagcacTGAATGAGTACAAGTCCGTCATCTACTACCACGAGGATCGCCCGAAGTGGAGTGAAACGTTCAAGATCGACGTGCCGATCGAGGAGTTCAAGCAGTGCCATCTGAAGTTCACCTTCCGCCACCGTAGCTCAAACGAGGCGAAGGATCGGACCGAGAAACCGTTTGGGATGTCATTCGTACGGTTGATGAACGACGACGGTACGACGCTACAGCACCGGCGCCATACGCTACTGGTCTACAAGATTGACCATAAAAAGTACGACGAAGAGTCACAGTACAACTATCTGAACCTACCTTCGCTGGCCGATGAACTACCGAACGGAAGCACCAAACCAGCCATCGCGGGCTTCAGTTTAGCGTCAAAGGATTCATTCATCATTGAGACGAACCTGTGCAGTACCAAGCTAACGCAGAACGTCGATATACTGGGTCTGTTGAATTGGTCTTCGAGGAAGGAAAAGCTGGAAGAATCACTGCACGCGTTGATGAAGGTGCGGTGCGAGGAGGTGGTCAAGTTCCTGCAGGACATCCTGGACGCTCTGTTTAACATACTCGTCGACAATGGGGATCCGGACAAGTACGACAAGTTGGTGTTCGAATGTTTACTACGGCTGATCGAGATCGTGTACGACCTCAAGTATCAGCACTTCCAATCCGTCCTCGATCTGTACATCAACGAAAGCTTCTCCGCGACACTGGCTTATGA GAAACTGATCCAGGTGGTGCAGACGGACATCCGGAATGCGATCAACAGTATAGCAAGCACTGCTACGTTCAATCGCTCTGCGTCCAACATCTATACAGtcaacgagaacgacgagaAACTGTACCGTACGACAAAGTACCTGCAGTACATCATAAAGTTCATCGTTCGATCACGTGTACTGTTTGCCGAGTTGAACCAAGATCGTGGGCGCGAAGAGTTTGAAGCTGGTTTGGAGCAGCTGCTTGAGTCGTTTACCGAGCTGATCAAGTATCAGAACGATCTACTCAAATCGCAGGGTGCACTGCTTAAGTATCTGCACATCATCGCTTCCGATCTGATGCAGGTGTACGAGCCGCTGAAGCTGGGCCAAAAGATTGTCGACATCATAACGAACGTGCCAACGGGACGGTTGAATCAATCAAAGATGACCTGCATTAAGGATGTGGTTGATTCGAAGCTGTTCAAGCTGCCGGAATGCAGAGCCATCCTACTGCCCGTGTTTTGTCGACAAATCAAGGATAAGCTGGAGAGCAAGGAAGAG GGTGACTTTATGTGCGACATACGGCAGCAGGAGAAAAACCTTATCAAAGCAGCCAAGGTGCTTGGGGAAAGCAAATCCCAGCTTCACACGCGTGAAACCACCGCTAAGACCAAG GTGGCGGAATGTGTGAACATCATGAACAATATGTTGGAGCTGCTGTTCCAAAGGGATGCAGATATCGGTCCAGTGGACGGGGATATACGAAACATCATGCTGATACTGTTGCGCACCGTCATTCAAAGCTCGATCGCGATGGATCGAAGCAATCCGCTGGTTGGCAACCTGGTTGCTGTTATGCTTGGGATCTTCCGCAGCATGAATGCGTCGCACTATCAGTGCTACGTGAAGAGTTTCCTCACCAGCTACGATCTGCTAGATTTTCTCACCGAGATACTGCTCGTATTCCAGGAGCTTGTCTCGAAGCCAGTCTTTCCGGCCGACTGGCTCGACATGATTATGCACCAGAACACGGTGATACTGGAGAGCTTGCGGCATTTCGCCGGCATCATAATGGACCAGTTTTTCAGTCCGTTCGAGAAGCAGGTCTGGTCGAACTACTTCCAGTGCTCGATCACGTTCCTGACGCAGCCTTCGTTGCAACTTAATATGTTCagtaaaacgaaacaatcggtAATCCGCAGTAACTATCGGGACATCCGTCGGGAGACGGTGTTCGAGATACGGAAGATGTGGTTCAATCTGGGCGAGCACAAAATCATGTTCGTACCGCGTCTTGTGGGACCGATCCTAGAGATGAGCCTGATCCCCGAGGAGGATCTGCGACGGGCCACCATTCCGATCTTCTTCGACATGATGCAGTGTGAGTACTATAGCTCACGCTTCGCTACCGAGAGCTATGGTGACACGAGGCGTAACACAGCCCACATCAAGGGAAACTTTAATGACTTTGAGAAGGAGATCATCGAAAAGCTGGATCACTACATCGAGGGAGGCTACGGTGACGCTGAGTATAAGGATCTGTTCTACGAGATCATGCACGAATCGTGCAGCAGTCATAGCACGCTTCAAACGTacggtgtgcagtgtgtacagATACTGACTAGGTTGATGGAGAAGCTGCTCGAGTACCGGTGTTTGATACACGACGAAAGCAAAGAGAATCGTATGGCGTGCACAGTTAGTCTGTTACAGTTCTATTCCGATGTGAACCGGAAGGAGATGTACATCCGATACGTGGATAAGCTGTACGAGTTGCACATGGAGTTTGATAACTTCACCGAGGCGGCCTATACACTGAAGCTGCACAGCAATGAGCTGTCGTGGGATGAAACGCCCCTATCACTGCTACTGAAGTCGAAACGGCACATCCTCTCCTCAACACACCGGACATTGAAGGAGCATCTTTACCGTAGCATGATTGATCTTTTCGACAAGGGCAAGATGTGGGAGTGTGCGATCGAGTTGTGCAAGGAGTTGGCTCAGCAGTACGAGAACGAGGTGTACGATTACCTTAGCTTAAGCGAGCTGTACAAGCGGATGTCCACTTTCtatgaaaacattctccgTACGACACGGTACGAGTCGATCTACTACCGTGTGACCTTCTTTGGGCTTGGTTTCCCAGAGTTCCTGCGCAACCGGGCATTCGTGTACCGGGGGAACGAGTACGAGGATGCGGGATCGTTCAATATGCGCATTCTGAGTCAGCATCCGCGGGCCGAGCTACTCACGACACtgacaccggaaccggacgtACAGCAGTCCGAAGGTCAGTTCGTACAAATCGTTAAGGTGGACCCGGTCTACAGGGATATGCATTTCggaagcaaaaacacacaaacgatcGCGTCGAATATTGTTAAGTTTTACAAATCCAACAACGTGAGCGAGTTCCAGTTTTCACGCCCAATCCGGGACAGTACAGTTGGAGGTGATGATATTGCCAATACATCGTACGAGCGGACGATTATGCGTACGACGGATCCACTGCCCGGAATACTGCGCTGGTTCCCCGTAAAATCCTGCGAGACGGTTATG ATAACACCGATCGAGATGGCCATTGAAACGGTGGACGCTAAGAACCGAGCGATCCGAGATCTGGTGCTCGAGCATCAAAGTGATCCGCGCATTCCCGTTCACTCGCTGAGTGCAATCATCAAAGGTGTGGTCGATGCGGCCATTAATGGTGGCATTCCGATCTACGAGGAAGCCTTCCTCAAGCCGGAATATCTCGATCGACGTCCGGACGATGATCATCTGGTGGCTCGGCTCAAGGATCTGATTGCTTCGCAAATACCGCTGCTTGAGGTAGCTTTGCTGCtacacaaaatgaaaacaccaGCGAGTTTGCTTCCGTTGCACGATCAGCTCGAGAAGTGCTTCGCCACGATACAGGCCAACGTGGAGGCGAAGTACGGCAAACGTTGCACCGACATCAAGATCGATCGGGATGCCGAGGTTACGTTCCGTCGGCAAACCTCGGCCATGCCACAGCTCAGTATGGAATCTAGTCGACTGTCGGAGGCCAGCGTCGGTTCATCTGA cagtggcagttcGAAGAATCAAAACAGTCGGCCCACCACGACCAGCTCTGGAGGTTTTAAAAACACTTTCGCCAACTTGACTAACTTCAACACGGTTAATTTGGCCAG TGACTTGTTCGAGTTTGATCGAATCAGTTTGTCCAGCTTCACGGCTAACGGAACGGGCGGTAAACTCATTACCAACCTTTCGACCAAAATTGGCACCAAACTACGGCA ACTCGATCTATCGTCGCACATTCTGCATACGAATGGGAAAATCATGTCGCAGCAtatattttcctttcttcaacATTAA
- the LOC126571353 gene encoding dedicator of cytokinesis protein 1 isoform X5 yields MTVWSRTSERRLAVAKANYSAEDKEHHIDLDVGDTVIIEQESYHWYYGRNGSSGTVGVFPKAYVHPVESRASRDGELIIHRSEIVEEITTVLKEWQYHYRRLYLATDSCFKQLQGKMLELIRLRSQLLSGNLPVDEMRNIKLKATSEIDTGNKILQLDMIVRDESGNILDIERTSTTQLYEHHMNAVDRIKRASNSTSKNRTPDIVNRHSHNLLLSVHNFVCRLSEDTEILFTLYDGDEMRAITENFVVRWSRQGMAADLDQFNNIKVLFTDLSGNDLSRNKIYLVAYVVRIGAMEGKDTELRRSSMANSVGNGTYKTNRNHITTQMSNPASPSTGSGGTGSGTPSSTGSLNGIPDLNMRRPFGVATLDLKPILRRSEDFKSDTQLKMPFIPCEKEPLEATLRKLITNKDLGEKSDSAIWISVDMLYGDIKQVRDEYPHLVLGNVAFARKMGFPEVIFPGDVRNDLYLTLVSGEFSKGSKSSDKNIEVMAYVCNKQGVTIPGVISYGGGGGALNEYKSVIYYHEDRPKWSETFKIDVPIEEFKQCHLKFTFRHRSSNEAKDRTEKPFGMSFVRLMNDDGTTLQHRRHTLLVYKIDHKKYDEESQYNYLNLPSLADELPNGSTKPAIAGFSLASKDSFIIETNLCSTKLTQNVDILGLLNWSSRKEKLEESLHALMKVRCEEVVKFLQDILDALFNILVDNGDPDKYDKLVFECLLRLIEIVYDLKYQHFQSVLDLYINESFSATLAYEKLIQVVQTDIRNAINSIASTATFNRSASNIYTVNENDEKLYRTTKYLQYIIKFIVRSRVLFAELNQDRGREEFEAGLEQLLESFTELIKYQNDLLKSQGALLKYLHIIASDLMQVYEPLKLGQKIVDIITNVPTGRLNQSKMTCIKDVVDSKLFKLPECRAILLPVFCRQIKDKLESKEEGDFMCDIRQQEKNLIKAAKVLGESKSQLHTRETTAKTKVAECVNIMNNMLELLFQRDADIGPVDGDIRNIMLILLRTVIQSSIAMDRSNPLVGNLVAVMLGIFRSMNASHYQCYVKSFLTSYDLLDFLTEILLVFQELVSKPVFPADWLDMIMHQNTVILESLRHFAGIIMDQFFSPFEKQVWSNYFQCSITFLTQPSLQLNMFSKTKQSVIRSNYRDIRRETVFEIRKMWFNLGEHKIMFVPRLVGPILEMSLIPEEDLRRATIPIFFDMMQCEYYSSRFATESYGDTRRNTAHIKGNFNDFEKEIIEKLDHYIEGGYGDAEYKDLFYEIMHESCSSHSTLQTYGVQCVQILTRLMEKLLEYRCLIHDESKENRMACTVSLLQFYSDVNRKEMYIRYVDKLYELHMEFDNFTEAAYTLKLHSNELSWDETPLSLLLKSKRHILSSTHRTLKEHLYRSMIDLFDKGKMWECAIELCKELAQQYENEVYDYLSLSELYKRMSTFYENILRTTRYESIYYRVTFFGLGFPEFLRNRAFVYRGNEYEDAGSFNMRILSQHPRAELLTTLTPEPDVQQSEGQFVQIVKVDPVYRDMHFGSKNTQTIASNIVKFYKSNNVSEFQFSRPIRDSTVGGDDIANTSYERTIMRTTDPLPGILRWFPVKSCETVMITPIEMAIETVDAKNRAIRDLVLEHQSDPRIPVHSLSAIIKGVVDAAINGGIPIYEEAFLKPEYLDRRPDDDHLVARLKDLIASQIPLLEVALLLHKMKTPASLLPLHDQLEKCFATIQANVEAKYGKRCTDIKIDRDAEVTFRRQTSAMPQLSMESSRLSEASVGSSDSGSSKNQNSRPTTTSSGGFKNTFANLTNFNTVNLARLDLSSHILHTNGKIMSQHIFSFLQH; encoded by the exons CAGCTACAGGGCAAAATGCTCGAGCTGATACGGTTACGATCGCAGTTGCTGTCCGGCAATCTGCCGGTGGACGAGATGCGAAACATCAAGCTGAAGGCGACGAGTGAGATCGACACGGGCAACAAGATCCTCCAGCTGGACATGATCGTGCGGGACGAGAGCGGAAACATACTGGACATCGAGCGTACCTCGACGACGCAGCTGTACGAGCATCATATGAACGCGGTGGATCgcatcaagcgagcgagcaactcCACAAGCAAGAACCGAACACCGGACATTGTGAACCGTCATTCGCACAATCTGCTTCTATCGGTGCACAACTTTGTCTGCCGGTTAAGCGAGGACACGGAGATACTGTTCACGCTGTACGATGGTGATGAGATGAGAGCAATCACCGAGAACTTTGTGGTCCGGTGGAGCCGCCAGGGGATGGCGGCGGATCTGGATCAGTTCAACAACATCAAGGTCCTGTTCACGGATCTGTCCGGGAATGATCTGAGCCGGAATAAGATATATCTTGTGGCGTACGTCGTGCGGATAGGTGCAATGGAGGGAAAGGATACGGAGCTACGGCGTAGCAGCATGGCAAACTCGGTCGGCAATGGCACTTACAAGACGAATCGCAACCATATCACCACCCAGATGAGCAATCCTGCGTCACCTAGTACGGGAAGTGGTGGCACTGGTAGTGGGACGCCTTCAAGCACGGGCAGCCTGAATGGCATCCCGGATCTAAACATGCGCCGTCCGTTCGGTGTGGCCACGCTCGACCTGAAGCCGATCCTGAGGCGATCGGAAGACTTCAAAAGTGATACACAGCTCAAGATGCCATTCATTCCGTGTGAAAAGGAGCCGCTGGAGGCGACACTGCGGAAGTTGATCACAAACAAGGATCTGGGTGAGAAGAGTGATTCGGCGATCTGGATCAGTGTGGATATGCTGTACGGTGACATCAAGCAGGTGCGCGACGAGTATCCGCATCTGGTGCTCGGTAACGTGGCGTTCGCGCGCAAGATGGGCTTCCCGGAGGTGATCTTTCCGGGTGACGTGCGCAACGACCTCTACCTAACGCTCGTATCGGGCGAGTTCTCGAAGGGCTCGAAGAGCAGCGACAAAAACATCGAGGTGATGGCGTACGTGTGCAACAAGCAGGGCGTGACGATACCGGGTGTCATCAgctacggtggcggtggtggagcacTGAATGAGTACAAGTCCGTCATCTACTACCACGAGGATCGCCCGAAGTGGAGTGAAACGTTCAAGATCGACGTGCCGATCGAGGAGTTCAAGCAGTGCCATCTGAAGTTCACCTTCCGCCACCGTAGCTCAAACGAGGCGAAGGATCGGACCGAGAAACCGTTTGGGATGTCATTCGTACGGTTGATGAACGACGACGGTACGACGCTACAGCACCGGCGCCATACGCTACTGGTCTACAAGATTGACCATAAAAAGTACGACGAAGAGTCACAGTACAACTATCTGAACCTACCTTCGCTGGCCGATGAACTACCGAACGGAAGCACCAAACCAGCCATCGCGGGCTTCAGTTTAGCGTCAAAGGATTCATTCATCATTGAGACGAACCTGTGCAGTACCAAGCTAACGCAGAACGTCGATATACTGGGTCTGTTGAATTGGTCTTCGAGGAAGGAAAAGCTGGAAGAATCACTGCACGCGTTGATGAAGGTGCGGTGCGAGGAGGTGGTCAAGTTCCTGCAGGACATCCTGGACGCTCTGTTTAACATACTCGTCGACAATGGGGATCCGGACAAGTACGACAAGTTGGTGTTCGAATGTTTACTACGGCTGATCGAGATCGTGTACGACCTCAAGTATCAGCACTTCCAATCCGTCCTCGATCTGTACATCAACGAAAGCTTCTCCGCGACACTGGCTTATGA GAAACTGATCCAGGTGGTGCAGACGGACATCCGGAATGCGATCAACAGTATAGCAAGCACTGCTACGTTCAATCGCTCTGCGTCCAACATCTATACAGtcaacgagaacgacgagaAACTGTACCGTACGACAAAGTACCTGCAGTACATCATAAAGTTCATCGTTCGATCACGTGTACTGTTTGCCGAGTTGAACCAAGATCGTGGGCGCGAAGAGTTTGAAGCTGGTTTGGAGCAGCTGCTTGAGTCGTTTACCGAGCTGATCAAGTATCAGAACGATCTACTCAAATCGCAGGGTGCACTGCTTAAGTATCTGCACATCATCGCTTCCGATCTGATGCAGGTGTACGAGCCGCTGAAGCTGGGCCAAAAGATTGTCGACATCATAACGAACGTGCCAACGGGACGGTTGAATCAATCAAAGATGACCTGCATTAAGGATGTGGTTGATTCGAAGCTGTTCAAGCTGCCGGAATGCAGAGCCATCCTACTGCCCGTGTTTTGTCGACAAATCAAGGATAAGCTGGAGAGCAAGGAAGAG GGTGACTTTATGTGCGACATACGGCAGCAGGAGAAAAACCTTATCAAAGCAGCCAAGGTGCTTGGGGAAAGCAAATCCCAGCTTCACACGCGTGAAACCACCGCTAAGACCAAG GTGGCGGAATGTGTGAACATCATGAACAATATGTTGGAGCTGCTGTTCCAAAGGGATGCAGATATCGGTCCAGTGGACGGGGATATACGAAACATCATGCTGATACTGTTGCGCACCGTCATTCAAAGCTCGATCGCGATGGATCGAAGCAATCCGCTGGTTGGCAACCTGGTTGCTGTTATGCTTGGGATCTTCCGCAGCATGAATGCGTCGCACTATCAGTGCTACGTGAAGAGTTTCCTCACCAGCTACGATCTGCTAGATTTTCTCACCGAGATACTGCTCGTATTCCAGGAGCTTGTCTCGAAGCCAGTCTTTCCGGCCGACTGGCTCGACATGATTATGCACCAGAACACGGTGATACTGGAGAGCTTGCGGCATTTCGCCGGCATCATAATGGACCAGTTTTTCAGTCCGTTCGAGAAGCAGGTCTGGTCGAACTACTTCCAGTGCTCGATCACGTTCCTGACGCAGCCTTCGTTGCAACTTAATATGTTCagtaaaacgaaacaatcggtAATCCGCAGTAACTATCGGGACATCCGTCGGGAGACGGTGTTCGAGATACGGAAGATGTGGTTCAATCTGGGCGAGCACAAAATCATGTTCGTACCGCGTCTTGTGGGACCGATCCTAGAGATGAGCCTGATCCCCGAGGAGGATCTGCGACGGGCCACCATTCCGATCTTCTTCGACATGATGCAGTGTGAGTACTATAGCTCACGCTTCGCTACCGAGAGCTATGGTGACACGAGGCGTAACACAGCCCACATCAAGGGAAACTTTAATGACTTTGAGAAGGAGATCATCGAAAAGCTGGATCACTACATCGAGGGAGGCTACGGTGACGCTGAGTATAAGGATCTGTTCTACGAGATCATGCACGAATCGTGCAGCAGTCATAGCACGCTTCAAACGTacggtgtgcagtgtgtacagATACTGACTAGGTTGATGGAGAAGCTGCTCGAGTACCGGTGTTTGATACACGACGAAAGCAAAGAGAATCGTATGGCGTGCACAGTTAGTCTGTTACAGTTCTATTCCGATGTGAACCGGAAGGAGATGTACATCCGATACGTGGATAAGCTGTACGAGTTGCACATGGAGTTTGATAACTTCACCGAGGCGGCCTATACACTGAAGCTGCACAGCAATGAGCTGTCGTGGGATGAAACGCCCCTATCACTGCTACTGAAGTCGAAACGGCACATCCTCTCCTCAACACACCGGACATTGAAGGAGCATCTTTACCGTAGCATGATTGATCTTTTCGACAAGGGCAAGATGTGGGAGTGTGCGATCGAGTTGTGCAAGGAGTTGGCTCAGCAGTACGAGAACGAGGTGTACGATTACCTTAGCTTAAGCGAGCTGTACAAGCGGATGTCCACTTTCtatgaaaacattctccgTACGACACGGTACGAGTCGATCTACTACCGTGTGACCTTCTTTGGGCTTGGTTTCCCAGAGTTCCTGCGCAACCGGGCATTCGTGTACCGGGGGAACGAGTACGAGGATGCGGGATCGTTCAATATGCGCATTCTGAGTCAGCATCCGCGGGCCGAGCTACTCACGACACtgacaccggaaccggacgtACAGCAGTCCGAAGGTCAGTTCGTACAAATCGTTAAGGTGGACCCGGTCTACAGGGATATGCATTTCggaagcaaaaacacacaaacgatcGCGTCGAATATTGTTAAGTTTTACAAATCCAACAACGTGAGCGAGTTCCAGTTTTCACGCCCAATCCGGGACAGTACAGTTGGAGGTGATGATATTGCCAATACATCGTACGAGCGGACGATTATGCGTACGACGGATCCACTGCCCGGAATACTGCGCTGGTTCCCCGTAAAATCCTGCGAGACGGTTATG ATAACACCGATCGAGATGGCCATTGAAACGGTGGACGCTAAGAACCGAGCGATCCGAGATCTGGTGCTCGAGCATCAAAGTGATCCGCGCATTCCCGTTCACTCGCTGAGTGCAATCATCAAAGGTGTGGTCGATGCGGCCATTAATGGTGGCATTCCGATCTACGAGGAAGCCTTCCTCAAGCCGGAATATCTCGATCGACGTCCGGACGATGATCATCTGGTGGCTCGGCTCAAGGATCTGATTGCTTCGCAAATACCGCTGCTTGAGGTAGCTTTGCTGCtacacaaaatgaaaacaccaGCGAGTTTGCTTCCGTTGCACGATCAGCTCGAGAAGTGCTTCGCCACGATACAGGCCAACGTGGAGGCGAAGTACGGCAAACGTTGCACCGACATCAAGATCGATCGGGATGCCGAGGTTACGTTCCGTCGGCAAACCTCGGCCATGCCACAGCTCAGTATGGAATCTAGTCGACTGTCGGAGGCCAGCGTCGGTTCATCTGA cagtggcagttcGAAGAATCAAAACAGTCGGCCCACCACGACCAGCTCTGGAGGTTTTAAAAACACTTTCGCCAACTTGACTAACTTCAACACGGTTAATTTGGCCAG ACTCGATCTATCGTCGCACATTCTGCATACGAATGGGAAAATCATGTCGCAGCAtatattttcctttcttcaacATTAA